A region of Dioscorea cayenensis subsp. rotundata cultivar TDr96_F1 chromosome 5, TDr96_F1_v2_PseudoChromosome.rev07_lg8_w22 25.fasta, whole genome shotgun sequence DNA encodes the following proteins:
- the LOC120261766 gene encoding RING-H2 finger protein ATL78-like: MILSVLLCAVLCGLGINSIVRCAFRCSTNDVDPIPQVQPTRVRRKAVRALPVLVFSNLIELPGGNAECAICLSEFVAGERVRVLPKCNHGFHVKCIDRWLMGSSSCPTCRQCLFPFKTKVAGCAVEDARAGSMVTPPQPLPPAVELVLPLEAEGFVSSFR; the protein is encoded by the coding sequence ATGATCCTGTCCGTGCTCTTGTGCGCCGTGTTGTGCGGGCTCGGTATCAACTCCATCGTGCGCTGCGCGTTCCGGTGCTCGACTAATGATGTTGATCCAATACCACAAGTGCAACCTACTCGTGTGAGAAGGAAAGCAGTGAGAGCTCTTCCCGTGCTGGTATTCTCCAACTTGATCGAGTTGCCCGGTGGCAACGCCGAGTGTGCTATTTGCTTGTCGGAGTTTGTGGCCGGAGAACGTGTGCGAGTTTTGCCAAAGTGTAACCATGGATTCCATGTTAAGTGTATTGATAGATGGCTTATGGGGAGCTCATCTTGTCCCACTTGTCGCCAGTGTTTGTTTCCTTTCAAGACGAAGGTGGCCGGCTGCGCCGTCGAGGATGCTCGGGCAGGATCGATGGTGACTCCGCCGCAGCCACTGCCACCGGCGGTGGAGCTTGTTTTGCCTTTGGAAGCTGAAGGTTTTGTTAGTTCTTTCAGGTGA